DNA from Brassica napus cultivar Da-Ae chromosome C4, Da-Ae, whole genome shotgun sequence:
TACAGCTTtgccaaatcatgtgatgtcttgtTATCGTTTACCTAAAGCTACCGTAAAAAAATTGACGAGTGCGGTAGCacagttttggtggagtcctGGCGGTAGCACAAGAGGAaggcattggaaatcatgggataaagtaTGTGTCAGTAAGGAAGATGGAGGCTTAGGTTTTAAAGATATCACTGATTTTAACACATCGATGTTTGGTAAACAATTATGGCGGCTGATAGAAaagccaaatactttattttctcgagtttttaaaggttggtattacaggaatgcatcacccctggaaccgattcgctcATATTCTCCATCATATGGTTGGCGGAGTATAGTTtatgctagatctctggtaagcaaaggactaatcaaaagggtgggaacaggatcttctatatctgtatggaatgatccttggctcccaaccactcgcccgagaccagccaataaaaatcaacacaatctttACCCAGACCTTACTGTGGATTCGCTTATTGATCCTCATTTGCGAAGATGGAATTCGCCGGCGATTCGGGCTTTGGTGGACCCACAAGATGTGAAATTAATAGAAAGTATATCATTGAGTAGAACTCGGATGGCAGACaaagatggatggcatttcacaaataatgggaaatacacggttaaatctggatatcagGTTGAAAGGATATACCCAGATAAAGAAAAACCACTAGTAGTGTTTGGACCCACAGTGGATATTTTGAAGGCATATTGCTGGAAATTACGATGCCCACCTAAGATTAAGCACTTTCTATGACAATTGGTGACAGGGTGTATAGCAGTCAAGAAAAACTGCATAAGCGAGGGATACCCGGCGATATCGTTTGTGCAAGATGTGGTGCTGAGGAGGAATCGATCaaccatgttttttttaatgtcttCCTGCACTTCAGACAAGGGCTCTTTCAAAGATTCCAACAAATCCAGCTATGTTTCCaacaagttctctctttgtgaacatggatcatcttttttggagagttgttccacagatggaggatcatcaatttgcatggatactatggtatatatggaagggaagaaataataaagtcttTAGTAATATAGATGTGGATCCGTTGGACACCCTTAAACTGGCTGAAACGGAATCAAAActctgggctgaggcacaaataTTGAATGATAACAAGAGGATCCCACAGGTAGAGGCAACAAATCTTCTGtcaattccaggaagatggtgtttcacggaTGGTTCATAGAAagagaatgatattttttcaggacaaggatggtatagtactCTAGAAGGATTTGCGGGTTTGATGGGTGCAAAGAATGTTCGGGCGTCCTTTTCTCCTTTTCATGCAGAAATAGAAGCTTTGTTATGGGCAAtagaatgtatgaaaaaattacgacaatttcaggttacgtttgcaacagattgttctcaattggtgaagatggtttcagcaccagaagaatgaccagcatttgcaagttatttggaggaTATAAACAGTCTGAAGGAGAGTTATTCCAGAgtagagattatctatgtaccaagaacgcagAACAAAAATGCTGATAGCTTAGGCCGCAGTGCTAGGAAGGAAACGTCTTTtgtagttcacatggatcaagatctctcagtttggttcacagagtcaatatgaatcTGTAaagttgatgaaaaaaaaaactagatttaTGTTGGGGAGATTTACATAGGATAATAATagtattaatatttgttttaaaaattaaaatgatagaATTAACTCTACTGACAAACGGCGTCGTGGGCGGGTCCCACTGCTTATCGtttttcaaacctctctctcgTGTCTTCAGCTCTGAGCCAAATCAATGGCAGAAAAAGAGGCGAGAAACTCccccaaattaaaaaaaaataaaaaacaataaaaaaatgtcCGAAGGATAAccggtttttgattttttaatttctgtCTCTTTGTTGTCGATTTCGGACATCCACATTGGTCGTAGATCTGTAAAAATCTGCGTGTTTCGTTTTTGTGATTTTGCAATTGAGATTCCGAGTTGATTTCGATTTGGATCGTCTTGCTGTTTTTTGCATTCCGGATCTAATCTGAGAGATTCGATTCGTGGTCGACATTGTTTGGTGGTggatctgaagaagaagaagagatggatcTATCGGCGGTTAGCGAAGAGCTTGCTGAGATCGAGGGACAAATCAATGACCTTTTCCGCGCTTTGTCGTCAGATTCTCTTTCCCATTTCTTGAtctgtgtcttttttttttttttttttgtcgtgtTCTTGTCCGTAAagtttgtatcttttttttttttttgggttgggACCAGAAATGGATTCCAGAAGCTGGAGAAGATCAAAGATGCCAGTAGGCAGAGCAGGCAGCTGGAAGAACTCACTGACAAAATGCGTGACTGCAAGAGCCTTATTAAAGATTTCGATAGGGAAGTCAAAAGCTTGGAAAGTGGAAATGACGCCAGCACTAACCGGATGTTGAACGATAGACGACAGTCTATGgtaccctttttatttttttaccttcactttgtttgaattttcaattatttttccgAGTTTTATAATTGTCAAGTGATGTTTTTTGTGTGCAGGTTAAGGAACTGAACTCATATGTTGCTCTTAAGAAGAAGTAGGTGGACACCTTTTTGCTTATTCTTTGTTTTGTGGTGATTTGATGATTAACGAGGGATGATTTGATTGTGCTCAGATACTCATCCAATCTAGCGAGCAATAATAAGCGAGTAGATCTTTTCGATGGTCCTGCTGAAGACCACATGGAAGAGAATGTCTTATTAGCTTCAAGTAACGCTCTTTTTAACtccatctttctttctttcaaggaTAACAACAAacataatgtttattaattagcACATTCCTAGAGTATATTTAATGGGAGCTTAATCATTTTCAGATATGACCAATCAAGAACTTGTGAATAAAGGGAACTCCATGATGGATGACACTGATCAAGCCATTGAAAGAGGGAAAAAGGTCACTACTACTTTTACATATTATCTCTATATCATTGTGCCTCGCCTGTTTGCCATAGCAAAGGAAAAATctcacttcctttttttttaacaacagaTTGTTCAAGAGACTATAAATGTGGGAACAGATACTTCAGCAGCTCTCAAGGCTCAGGTTTGTATGAATCTCAGTTTTTCTTTACAATATTCCTGGTTGTGAAAACCTAAGGATAGTTTACCTTTTAATTGTTCAGACCGACCAAATGAGTAGAGTTGTCAATGAACTCGATTCTATTCATTTCTCACTCAAGAAAGCCTCCAAGCTGGTCAAGGAAATTGGTAGGCAGGTCAGTCCCCAAGCTCTTCTTATTTCTTCTTTATACAATTCAAATATATCTGCAGCGTCCTCTTGTGTCTTCTTTTGTACTTACTttctgctcttcttcttcttcttcttcttcttcttctctcaggTTGCCACAGACAAATGTATTATGGCGTTTCTTTTCCTTATTGTCATTGGTGTCATAGCAATCATCATCGTCAAGGTACACCTCTCaactcctttcttcttcacacTTGCATACTTGTTGTCTTTTCATATTCTTCTATGCTTCTATCGATATCATACTTGTAACTTCGTCTTCTCTTTTGGATTAGATTGTGAACCCAAACAACAAAGACATCCGGGACATACCGGGCCTAGCTCCACCAGCCATGAACAGACGTTTACTCTGGAACCATTACTGAAGACATGTTTCTCATTTCAATGCATTCATTGTTGCTGTAGATGAAACCGCCTCACTTAACCAGTTTTCATTCCCATGGCTCCTGTCTGCTGCGCGTTTGAGAAGTCGCAGAAATCAAATTCCTTTTCATTACAGTCCCAAGATTcagaaaccattttttttttgtctatgtgCTTGTATAACGAAGACTCTTCTTTGTTATATCATATGTGTCTGTCTTTTTTTAAATGTCGTCTCTGTTTCATGTTATGGTAATAATTTAATCGTTCCTCTGTTTATGTTGAAACTCAGTATGTATCATATTCGATAACTTGTACGACTAGATGACTCCCATGATTTGTGTCTGTGGAAAGTGTATTTGGTTCCTTCCAAGAGCCAAGAGAAGCAAAGGTGTTGAATTAAAAAATGACATGggtatatgtgtgtgtgtgcttCTGTGTTTATAAACAAAATGACAAGGGTTTATTTCATACATTTCAATCATTCTCCCTGTGTTTCTTCTTTAAGAGCTATGGACTACAATATATTAACATTTAGCAAGGACATACAAATTTAAGCAGTTTAAAAAGTACACTGACCTTAACTTATACCATCTTATCTTCTGTGGCTCTTGGCTACAAATATTGTTACACATTTTATAGGTTGTTCAGTCTCGAACCAACTCTAGAGTTTTCTTTCTTGTTATGGATTGGGCCATATCATCCGAAGACATTGCACCCGCCTATTGGATCCAACACTCAATCATCATCGACATAGAATTATCCACTCTTCTTTAGCTCCCTTTCCAAGCAACCTCTTACATGGTTGGCACAAGCGAAGCTCATGCATCTTCAACAATTAAAGCTACTCCCTACTGGATTTTTTAGACTTTTcacacatataaaaaaataattaatgcaGCAATACATATTTTGATTTGTGTGTAAAAATTCAGTTTCctataattttaaaccaatagtTTTAAAAACCTTTTTTGAATTTAACAATTTGTTCTTTTAACTTAATAAATATGCGTTGGAAACCTAAAAAAATCTAGCtttgtgaaatttttttttctaaaacattcaATTGATGgagtatatttattttgtgcatTTACACGGGTATTTGTCGTAAAAATGATGAGATGcatgtatttttttatgaaaggtTTTGATATATAGAGATTAGTTAGTTGACAACAATCTAGCTAAGGCTCTGATTAATACAATATCATGGGATTTTgtgtttattaatttgttttttgaacGGGGTCGTGCCTGACTATAGGCTGATCAAACACATGCTTGGAGTCCTGACGTGTATAAGTATTTTAAGGGCCAATTTTTTAACAAAGTGTGGTTAGTTTTACTGGTATTTGTCCAATTCTTTCCTAGAAAGGGTTGGAGGTTGaattttaaattagatttttttaactaCTGATTTcggaaagaaacaaaaaaattaaaggtaGAAAGCGTTGAGCTCCACggtttaaaacaaaacaaaaagaaaaaagaaacaaaatgtaCAAGGGTTGATTAACTACCTCTCGTAATGAGGTAAATGCAAAAATGGCTCGTTGAGTTAACAACCTCTCGTTACCGTTAAGACTCCTACAAATTAAAACGCGCGAGAGATGATTTTAAAAAGGTTATTTCGGTCATTTCACAATTCCCACATGTCACGCAACGTTCTGTATTTATAAACCCATCGATTTCTTCCGCAACTctccaaaacataaataaaataaaatcactcTTCCTCTTCTCATTAGATTCAAAAAGTTTTCAAATCTCCGGAGCTTTATTTCTGGAGAATAAATAGTTTCCTCCTTACAATGGCGTCAGAGAATCTGAATGATAAGGTTGCTGTCTTCAAGAAGCTAAAATCAAAATCTGATAATAAGGTATCACGTATTCTTTGATCCGATTAAAATCTGGTGCTTGGTCAATTTTTTCTCGCCCAAAATAACACCATTTAATATTTGTTTCGTCCTAAACTGTCACTCCATCATATTTATACTTGgcgccttttttttttatctttgcaGATTTGTTTCGACTGCAATGCAAAGAGCCCAACATGGGCTTCCGTTACTTACGGGATCTTTCTATGCATCGATTGCT
Protein-coding regions in this window:
- the LOC106447304 gene encoding novel plant SNARE 11 encodes the protein MDLSAVSEELAEIEGQINDLFRALSNGFQKLEKIKDASRQSRQLEELTDKMRDCKSLIKDFDREVKSLESGNDASTNRMLNDRRQSMVKELNSYVALKKKYSSNLASNNKRVDLFDGPAEDHMEENVLLASNMTNQELVNKGNSMMDDTDQAIERGKKIVQETINVGTDTSAALKAQTDQMSRVVNELDSIHFSLKKASKLVKEIGRQVATDKCIMAFLFLIVIGVIAIIIVKIVNPNNKDIRDIPGLAPPAMNRRLLWNHY